Proteins from one Parvibaculum lavamentivorans DS-1 genomic window:
- the gltB gene encoding glutamate synthase large subunit, with protein MTQKRDDMSRYPATHLAGLPEAQGLYDPRNEHDACGIGFVANIHNRKSHKMIEDGLRILENLEHRGAVGADPKAGDGAGILIQIPDAFFRKEAKKLGFELPAEGHYAVGHMFLPKDPAERQKICTLAEKVIVEEGQVFLGWRDVPIDNSDLGYSVKPTEPFHRQVFVGRGTSCKDQDAFERKLFVIRKRIFNTLFHEGGTIPKGLYIASLSSRTLVYKGMLMAAQVGKYYTDLTDPDMVTALALVHQRFSTNTFPTWSLAHPFRMVCHNGEINTKRGNVNWIQARYSSMQSDLLGDDLKKLWPIAVEGQSDTACFDNALELLVMGGYSLSHAMMMLIPEAWAGNPLMDAERRAFYEYHAALMEPWDGPAAVAFTDGRQIGATLDRNGLRPARYYVTDDGDVMMASEMGVLPAPEEKIVEKWRLQPGKMLLIDLEQGRIISDAEIKAQLAKLHPYQDWLNATQIQLEDMPAPILPATQPTYASLLDTQQAFGYTQEDIKFLMTPMAMEGQEAVGSMGTDTPISALSSKSKLLYTYFKQNFAQVTNPPIDPIREELVMSLVSFIGPRPNLLDLEGMSSVKRLEVRQPILTNEDLEKIRMIGEVADNHFRTQTLDITYDVNRGAEAMAEMVERLGARAQEAVEQGYNIVILSDRLVSADRVAIPALLATSAVHHHLIRQGLRTSVGLVVETGEAREVHHFACLAGYGAEAINPYLAFETLASMVPHLDEGLTRREVEKRYIKAVDKGLLKVMSKMGISTYQSYCGAQIFDAIGLRSDFAAKYFTGTVSMIEGVGIEEIAEETIRRHRLAFSDAPVLKNALEVGGEYALRIRGEDHAWTSDSVRDLQHAVRGNSQDKYRSFARQINEQNERLLTIRGLFEIKNAEDDGRKPIAVDEVEPAVEIVKRFATGAMSYGSISREAHTTLAIAMNRIGGRSNTGEGGEEADRFVPMPNGDSMRSAIKQVASGRFGVTAEYLANADMIQIKMAQGAKPGEGGQLPGHKVDAVIAKVRHSTPGVGLISPPPHHDIYSIEDLAQLIFDLKNTNPAALVSVKLVSEVGVGTVAAGVSKARADHVTISGFEGGTGASPLTSIKHAGSPWEIGLAETHQTLVMNHLRSRITVQVDGGLRTGRDVIIGALLGADEFGFATAPLIAAGCIMMRKCHLNTCPVGVATQDPELRKRFVGTPEHVINYFFFVAEEVRELMAAMGYRTFNEMIGQMQMLDKRKVVEHWKAKGLDFSRLFHKPPPSPGVEIYRSEAQDHRIDDVLDRRLIAEAQDAIEHKKPVQIELPINNTDRATGAMLSGEIAKRHGHAGLPDETIHVKLKGTAGQSFGAWVAAGVTLELEGEANDYVGKGLSGGRLIVYPPANCRIVPEESIIVGNTVLYGAINGECYFRGVAGERFAVRNSGAIAVVEGTGDHGCEYMTGGIVVVLGETGRNFAAGMSGGIAYVLDEDGKFEQRCNLAMVDLEPVKEEHDIMERRRHQTGDLESHGRVDVMSDMTRFDAERLHQLIENHAHYTNSSRAQAILNNWEAMLPKFRKVMPVEYRRALKEMQRAQETAQAMAVAGE; from the coding sequence GGGCGACGGCGCGGGCATCCTCATTCAGATTCCGGACGCGTTTTTCCGCAAGGAAGCGAAGAAGCTCGGCTTCGAGCTTCCCGCGGAAGGCCATTATGCCGTCGGCCACATGTTCCTGCCGAAGGACCCGGCGGAGCGCCAGAAGATTTGCACGCTTGCCGAAAAGGTCATCGTCGAGGAAGGCCAGGTCTTCCTGGGCTGGCGCGACGTGCCTATCGACAATTCGGATCTCGGCTATTCCGTAAAGCCGACCGAGCCCTTCCACCGGCAGGTCTTTGTCGGCCGCGGCACGTCCTGCAAGGACCAGGATGCTTTCGAGCGGAAACTCTTCGTCATCCGCAAGCGCATCTTCAACACGCTCTTCCATGAAGGCGGCACGATACCGAAGGGGCTCTATATCGCCTCCCTTTCGTCGCGCACCCTTGTCTACAAGGGCATGCTGATGGCGGCCCAAGTCGGCAAGTATTACACCGACCTGACCGACCCCGACATGGTGACGGCGCTTGCGCTCGTTCACCAGCGGTTCTCCACCAACACATTCCCGACCTGGAGCCTCGCGCACCCCTTCCGCATGGTCTGCCACAATGGCGAGATCAACACGAAGCGCGGCAACGTGAACTGGATTCAGGCGCGCTATTCGTCGATGCAGTCGGATCTTCTGGGCGACGACCTGAAGAAGCTTTGGCCGATCGCCGTCGAAGGCCAGTCGGACACGGCCTGCTTCGACAACGCGCTCGAACTTCTCGTCATGGGCGGCTATTCGCTGTCGCATGCGATGATGATGCTCATTCCCGAAGCCTGGGCGGGCAACCCCCTCATGGATGCGGAACGCCGCGCCTTCTACGAGTATCACGCCGCGCTGATGGAGCCGTGGGACGGCCCCGCCGCCGTGGCCTTTACCGATGGCCGCCAGATCGGCGCGACGCTCGACCGCAACGGCCTGCGGCCCGCGCGCTATTACGTTACCGACGACGGCGACGTGATGATGGCGTCCGAAATGGGCGTACTGCCGGCACCTGAAGAAAAGATTGTCGAGAAGTGGCGCCTGCAACCCGGCAAGATGCTGCTGATCGACCTTGAGCAGGGCCGGATCATTTCCGATGCCGAAATCAAGGCGCAGCTCGCGAAGCTCCATCCTTATCAGGACTGGTTGAACGCGACGCAGATCCAGCTTGAAGACATGCCGGCGCCCATCCTGCCGGCGACGCAGCCGACATATGCCTCGTTGCTCGATACGCAGCAGGCCTTCGGCTACACGCAGGAAGACATCAAGTTCTTGATGACGCCCATGGCGATGGAAGGCCAGGAAGCCGTCGGCTCGATGGGCACCGACACGCCCATCTCCGCGCTCTCCTCGAAGTCGAAGCTGCTCTATACCTATTTCAAGCAGAACTTCGCGCAGGTGACGAACCCGCCGATCGACCCGATCCGCGAAGAACTGGTGATGTCCCTCGTCTCGTTCATCGGGCCGCGGCCGAACCTGCTCGACCTCGAAGGCATGTCCTCGGTGAAGCGCCTCGAAGTGCGTCAGCCGATCCTGACCAATGAGGATCTCGAAAAGATCCGCATGATCGGCGAAGTCGCCGACAATCACTTCCGTACGCAGACGCTCGACATCACCTATGATGTGAACCGCGGCGCGGAAGCGATGGCGGAAATGGTGGAGCGGCTCGGCGCACGTGCACAGGAAGCCGTGGAACAGGGCTACAACATTGTCATCCTGTCGGACCGGCTGGTTTCGGCTGACCGTGTTGCCATCCCGGCTCTGCTCGCGACCTCGGCCGTTCATCACCATCTCATCCGGCAGGGCCTGCGCACGTCCGTCGGTCTCGTCGTCGAAACGGGCGAAGCGCGTGAAGTGCATCACTTCGCCTGCCTGGCGGGCTATGGCGCCGAAGCGATCAACCCCTATCTCGCCTTCGAGACGCTGGCCAGCATGGTTCCGCATCTCGACGAGGGCCTGACGCGCCGCGAAGTTGAAAAGCGCTACATCAAGGCTGTCGACAAGGGCCTGCTCAAGGTCATGTCCAAGATGGGCATCTCGACCTACCAGTCCTATTGCGGCGCACAGATTTTCGACGCCATCGGCCTGCGCAGCGACTTTGCCGCCAAGTACTTCACCGGCACCGTATCCATGATCGAAGGCGTCGGCATCGAAGAGATCGCGGAGGAGACCATCCGCCGTCACCGCCTGGCATTCTCCGACGCGCCTGTTCTGAAGAACGCACTTGAAGTGGGCGGCGAATATGCCCTGCGCATCCGCGGCGAAGACCACGCATGGACCTCGGACAGCGTCCGCGACCTGCAGCATGCCGTGCGCGGCAACAGCCAGGACAAGTACCGTTCCTTCGCGCGCCAGATCAACGAGCAGAACGAGCGCCTGTTGACCATCCGCGGCCTGTTCGAGATCAAGAACGCCGAAGACGACGGACGCAAGCCGATTGCCGTCGATGAAGTCGAACCTGCCGTCGAGATCGTCAAGCGCTTCGCGACGGGGGCAATGTCCTACGGTTCGATCAGCCGCGAGGCGCACACCACGCTCGCCATTGCCATGAACCGCATCGGCGGCCGCTCCAACACGGGCGAAGGCGGCGAGGAAGCCGACCGTTTCGTGCCGATGCCGAACGGCGACAGTATGCGCTCGGCGATCAAGCAGGTGGCCTCGGGCCGCTTCGGCGTAACGGCGGAATATCTCGCCAATGCCGACATGATCCAGATCAAGATGGCGCAGGGCGCAAAGCCCGGCGAAGGCGGACAGCTGCCTGGCCACAAGGTTGACGCGGTGATCGCCAAGGTGCGTCACTCGACGCCGGGCGTCGGCCTTATCTCGCCGCCGCCGCACCATGACATCTATTCGATCGAAGATCTTGCCCAGCTCATTTTCGACCTGAAGAACACGAACCCCGCCGCGCTCGTCTCAGTGAAGCTCGTGTCGGAAGTGGGCGTCGGCACGGTTGCCGCCGGCGTTTCCAAGGCCCGCGCCGACCATGTGACGATCTCGGGCTTCGAGGGCGGCACGGGTGCCTCGCCGCTGACCTCCATCAAGCATGCGGGTAGCCCCTGGGAAATCGGTCTCGCCGAGACGCATCAGACGCTTGTGATGAACCATTTGCGCAGCCGCATCACCGTGCAGGTCGATGGCGGGCTCCGCACCGGCCGGGACGTCATCATCGGTGCGCTGCTCGGCGCCGACGAATTCGGCTTCGCCACCGCTCCGTTGATCGCGGCCGGCTGCATCATGATGCGCAAGTGCCATCTGAACACCTGCCCCGTCGGCGTGGCCACGCAGGACCCGGAGCTACGCAAGCGGTTTGTCGGCACGCCCGAACACGTCATCAACTACTTCTTCTTCGTCGCCGAGGAAGTCCGCGAATTGATGGCGGCAATGGGCTACCGCACGTTCAACGAAATGATCGGGCAGATGCAGATGCTCGACAAGCGCAAGGTCGTCGAGCACTGGAAGGCGAAGGGGCTCGATTTCTCCAGGCTCTTCCACAAGCCGCCGCCCAGCCCCGGCGTCGAAATCTACCGTTCGGAAGCTCAAGACCACCGGATCGACGATGTCCTGGATCGCCGACTCATTGCCGAGGCGCAGGATGCTATCGAGCACAAGAAGCCGGTACAGATCGAACTCCCGATCAACAATACCGATCGCGCGACGGGCGCCATGCTCTCCGGCGAAATCGCGAAGCGGCATGGCCATGCGGGCCTACCGGACGAGACGATCCATGTGAAGCTCAAGGGCACCGCGGGCCAGAGCTTCGGCGCCTGGGTCGCAGCAGGCGTCACCCTCGAACTCGAAGGTGAAGCCAACGACTATGTCGGCAAGGGCCTTTCCGGCGGACGCCTCATTGTCTACCCGCCCGCCAATTGCCGCATCGTGCCGGAAGAAAGCATCATTGTCGGCAACACCGTTCTCTACGGCGCGATCAACGGCGAATGCTATTTCCGTGGCGTTGCCGGCGAGCGCTTCGCCGTCCGCAACTCCGGCGCTATCGCCGTTGTTGAAGGCACCGGCGATCACGGCTGCGAATACATGACGGGCGGCATCGTCGTCGTGCTCGGCGAAACCGGCCGCAACTTCGCGGCCGGCATGTCGGGCGGCATCGCCTATGTGCTCGACGAAGACGGCAAGTTCGAACAACGCTGCAACCTCGCCATGGTCGATCTCGAGCCGGTGAAGGAAGAGCACGACATCATGGAGCGGCGTCGCCACCAGACCGGCGATCTCGAGAGCCACGGCCGTGTCGACGTGATGAGCGACATGACCCGGTTCGATGCCGAGCGTCTGCACCAATTGATAGAGAACCATGCGCATTACACGAATTCGTCTCGTGCGCAGGCTATTCTGAATAACTGGGAAGCCATGCTGCCCAAGTTCCGCAAGGTGATGCCGGTGGAATACCGCCGCGCCCTGAAGGAAATGCAGCGCGCGCAGGAAACTGCGCAAGCCATGGCCGTAGCGGGAGAGTAA